One Pseudomonas rhizophila DNA window includes the following coding sequences:
- a CDS encoding 2OG-Fe(II) oxygenase encodes MLPSLHAPSLAQHVNTLDWPSLEQDLDQDGSAIIRNLLTAEQCRMLSGLYAEPNLFRSKVIMARHGFGRGEYQYFRYPLPDLVQQLRQSLYPRLVPLANRWNECMGLEVRYPSEHPAFIERCHTAGQRRPTPLLLQYGPQDYNCLHQDLYGEHVFPLQVAILLSEPGQDFTGGEFVLTEQRPRMQSRAQVIDLKQGDALLFAVHQRPVKGVRGYYRVNMRHGVSRVHSGSRHTLGIIFHDAQ; translated from the coding sequence ATGCTCCCGAGCCTTCATGCGCCCTCGCTGGCCCAACACGTCAACACCCTTGACTGGCCCTCCCTGGAACAAGACCTCGACCAGGACGGCAGCGCAATCATCCGTAACCTGCTTACGGCCGAGCAATGCAGGATGCTCAGTGGCCTATACGCCGAACCCAACCTTTTCCGTTCGAAGGTGATCATGGCCCGCCACGGATTCGGGCGCGGGGAGTATCAGTATTTTCGCTATCCGCTGCCCGACCTAGTCCAGCAGTTGCGTCAATCCTTGTATCCGCGGTTGGTACCGCTGGCCAATCGCTGGAACGAATGCATGGGCCTTGAGGTGCGCTACCCCTCCGAGCATCCGGCTTTCATTGAACGCTGTCACACCGCCGGGCAACGGCGTCCTACGCCGTTGTTGCTGCAATACGGCCCGCAGGACTACAACTGCCTGCATCAGGACCTGTACGGCGAGCACGTATTCCCGCTGCAGGTGGCGATTCTGCTGTCGGAACCGGGCCAGGACTTTACCGGCGGCGAGTTCGTTCTCACGGAGCAGCGCCCGCGCATGCAGTCACGTGCGCAGGTTATCGATCTGAAACAGGGCGATGCTCTGTTATTTGCCGTGCACCAACGGCCGGTCAAAGGCGTTCGCGGTTATTATCGGGTGAACATGCGCCATGGCGTCAGCCGCGTGCACAGCGGTAGCCGGCATACACTTGGAATCATTTTTCATGATGCGCAGTGA
- the alkB gene encoding DNA oxidative demethylase AlkB — translation MMRSDDTPITLDLFADETPTTPGLTEQIGEQAFVLRGFALPWLERLLPALEAVLLAAPFRQMVTPGGFTMSVALSSCGALGWTTDRTGYRYTAHDPQTGAPWPDMPAVFRELAQAAARQAHFEHFEPDACLINRYVPGARMSLHQDKNERCLSAPIVSMSLGLPAVFQFGGFERSDKSLRVPLFHGDIVVWGGVDRLRYHGVLPLKQGQHPKLGAQRINLTFRTAG, via the coding sequence ATGATGCGCAGTGACGACACCCCTATCACGCTGGACCTGTTCGCCGACGAGACGCCGACGACACCCGGCCTGACCGAACAGATCGGCGAGCAAGCGTTTGTGTTGCGTGGTTTCGCCCTGCCCTGGCTCGAACGTTTGCTGCCGGCCCTGGAAGCGGTGTTGCTGGCCGCGCCGTTCCGGCAGATGGTCACGCCTGGCGGTTTTACCATGTCAGTGGCCTTGAGCAGTTGCGGCGCGCTGGGCTGGACCACCGACCGCACTGGCTATCGCTACACGGCCCATGACCCACAGACCGGCGCCCCCTGGCCCGACATGCCAGCGGTGTTCCGCGAACTGGCCCAGGCCGCCGCCCGACAGGCCCACTTCGAGCACTTCGAGCCCGACGCCTGCCTGATCAACCGTTACGTGCCCGGCGCGCGAATGTCGCTGCATCAGGACAAGAACGAACGCTGCCTCAGCGCCCCCATCGTCTCCATGTCCCTGGGCTTGCCGGCGGTGTTCCAGTTCGGCGGGTTCGAGCGCAGCGACAAAAGTCTGCGCGTTCCACTGTTCCACGGCGACATCGTGGTCTGGGGCGGCGTGGACCGGTTGCGTTATCACGGCGTGCTGCCGCTCAAGCAAGGCCAGCATCCGAAGCTGGGCGCCCAGCGGATCAACCTGACGTTCCGCACCGCCGGGTAA